CGGAGCACGTCGAGCCCGTCGCTGCCGCCCATCTTCAGATCGCTCACGACGACGTCGTACGAACCCGCGGTCAGCCGCTCGATGGCCACGTTGCCGTTCGGGGCCTCGTCGACGTCATGACCGGCCTCCGTCAGCGCGCGGACCAGGCCGCGGCGAAGCGAATCGTGATCATCAGCGACGAGGATACGGCCCATGACGGTTTCCCTCTCAGTCAAGGCCCGGGGTCGAACGCCCGGGGCCAACGCACACAGACGAACGCCTCACGCGAACAACGTTTCCGAAGAGCTCACCGGCAGCGTGATCCGGAAGCATGCGCCGCCGCCCGGCCGCGTGCTCAGGTCGATACGCCCGTCGTGCGCATCGACGATCTTGCGGACGATGGCCAGGCCGAGCCCGGATCCCTGCGCCTTCGTCGTGAAAAACGGGCTGAACACCTTCTCGAGGATGTCGCGGGGAACGCCGGGGCCGCTGTCGGCGACCTCGACGACGACCATGGGTGTCGGCCGCGGCTCGGCAGCCGTGCCGTGGTCCTCCTCCGTCAGGCTTCCCCGGATCTCGACGCGGCCGCTGCCGTTCAGCGCCTCGAACGCGTTGGTCAGCAGGTTCGTGAACAGCTGGCGAAGCTGGTGGTCATCCCCCTGGATGGGCGGCAGATCCGGCGAGAGCTGCACGGCGACGGCCGTGCTCCCGCGCGGCACGTGGCTCTCGGCCATCGTCACGGCATCGTGCACGACGGCAGCGAGCACGACGCGCTCGACCTCGAGGCGGATGGGACGCACGAACTCCAGGACGTCCTGGACGATCGCGTTGGCCATCTTGGCTTCGTTGATGATGTCGTTGAGGACCGCCTGCACGTCCGGCGAGCCGGACATCTGGCGCCGGAGAATGCCGGCCATCACTTCGATCCCGGCCAGCGGGTTCTTGACTTCGTGCGCGATGGCGGCGGCCATCTCGCCGAGCGCCGCCAGGCGGTCGCGCAGGCGCTCGCGTTCCTCGAGTTGCTCGACGCGCGTCAGATCCTTGAAGAACAGCGTCGCGCCTACCCGGTGCGTGCCGTCCTCGATATGGGAGAGCGTGTAGCCGATGACCTTGCGCGTGCTCTTCAGTCGCATCTCCGCGCGGTTGGGCAGCGTCGACAGGTCGAACGCGCCGCCGAGGATGCGGATGATGTCGGGCTGATCGCGCAGCACCTCGGTGAAGGGGCGGCCGATGTTCGAGTCGGCCGGCTCGAGCCCCAGCACACGATACGCGGTCTCGTTCATGACGGCGATGAGGCCGTCGCGGGTGACCGCGATCACGCCGTTGCTGAGACTCCAGACCATGTTCCGGTAGAAGTCCGCGGGAACCGAGGAGGGATCCGTCTTGGGACGCGGCCTGGCGATCGCCCGCCGCGTCTTTGGCGCGGCAGCACCCTTCGAGGCAACCGCCCCCGAGGCAGTCTTCGACCCGTTCCGACGAGCGTTCTCAGGCATGCTGGAGGGAAGCTCCTGTTGCAAT
The sequence above is a segment of the Acidobacteriota bacterium genome. Coding sequences within it:
- a CDS encoding PAS domain-containing protein, with amino-acid sequence MPENARRNGSKTASGAVASKGAAAPKTRRAIARPRPKTDPSSVPADFYRNMVWSLSNGVIAVTRDGLIAVMNETAYRVLGLEPADSNIGRPFTEVLRDQPDIIRILGGAFDLSTLPNRAEMRLKSTRKVIGYTLSHIEDGTHRVGATLFFKDLTRVEQLEERERLRDRLAALGEMAAAIAHEVKNPLAGIEVMAGILRRQMSGSPDVQAVLNDIINEAKMANAIVQDVLEFVRPIRLEVERVVLAAVVHDAVTMAESHVPRGSTAVAVQLSPDLPPIQGDDHQLRQLFTNLLTNAFEALNGSGRVEIRGSLTEEDHGTAAEPRPTPMVVVEVADSGPGVPRDILEKVFSPFFTTKAQGSGLGLAIVRKIVDAHDGRIDLSTRPGGGACFRITLPVSSSETLFA